In a single window of the Gossypium hirsutum isolate 1008001.06 chromosome A13, Gossypium_hirsutum_v2.1, whole genome shotgun sequence genome:
- the LOC107893108 gene encoding RING-H2 finger protein ATL52 codes for MSSSSSTPNTWSPYDTYKDCSQGICSMYCPQWCYFIFPPPPPFAIDDDDDDSSTDFSPLIIALIGILASAFILVSYYTIISKYCRRRRQSHTSLDFNENRDEINHDGWQPGSQGLDESLIKAITVCKFKKNEGLIEGTDCSVCLSEFLEDESLRLLPKCNHAFHVPCIDTWLKSHSSCPLCRANITSTNQPATAAATAQEGHRNVGVSAIVYQQRNEAISVIQDLESGVREEAVVSLVVNEDFGKTTADEDDVSDMAVLEIRQDGDPIQPLRRSVSMSSTLFSQGQAMSIADILHISEEDEDELQSSMGTGSSKQFDASEYYCKSNHRNGVFNLVRSPLAMKRSISTGRYVPKI; via the coding sequence atgagttCATCATCAAGCACCCCAAATACTTGGTCACCTTATGATACTTACAAAGATTGTTCACAAGGTATTTGTAGCATGTATTGCCCTCAATGGTGTTATTTCATTTTCCCCCCACCCCCTCCTTTTGCCATTGATGACGACGATGACGATTCGTCCACTGATTTCTCACCTCTAATTATAGCCCTAATTGGGATCTTGGCTAGCGCATTCATCTTGGTAAGTTACTACACCATCATCTCCAAGTATTGCCGACGGCGTAGGCAAAGTCATACAAGCTTAGATTTCAATGAAAACAGGGATGAAATCAACCATGATGGATGGCAACCTGGTTCACAAGGCTTAGATGAAAGCCTTATTAAGGCTATTACTGTTTGTAAGTTCAAGAAAAATGAGGGTTTAATTGAAGGAACTGATTGTTCTGTTTGTTTAAGTGAGTTCTTGGAAGATGAGAGTTTGAGATTGTTGCCTAAATGTAATCATGCTTTTCATGTCCCTTGTATTGATACTTGGTTAAAATCTCACTCCAGTTGCCCCCTTTGCCGTGCCAATATTACATCCACCAACCAACCCGCCACCGCTGCTGCCACGGCCCAGGAAGGTCACCGGAATGTTGGTGTATCAGCAATTGTGTATCAACAAAGGAATGAAGCGATTTCAGTGATCCAGGATTTGGAAAGTGGTGTTAGAGAAGAAGCTGTGGTTAGCCTTGTTGTTAATGAAGATTTTGGGAAAACAACAGCAGATGAAGACGATGTTTCCGACATGGCGGTGTTGGAAATCAGACAAGATGGCGATCCAATCCAACCACTGAGAAGATCAGTTTCAATGAGTTCTACACTGTTTTCACAAGGACAAGCGATGTCCATTGCTGACATATTGCACATCAGTGAAGAAGATGAGGATGAACTGCAATCATCAATGGGAACTGGATCCTCAAAACAATTTGATGCATCAGAATATTATTGCAAGTCAAATCACAGAAATGGGGTTTTCAATTTGGTTAGAAGTCCTTTAGCAATGAAGAGATCTATTTCTACAGGAAGATATGTTCCCAAGATTTGA